The following proteins are co-located in the Desulfoscipio sp. XC116 genome:
- the radC gene encoding DNA repair protein RadC has product MGSPVYRVSIKDMPLASRPRERLSQEGPEALSDIELMAIMLRTGHAAASAVELAAALLGHFGGIKQLLDASAEELSAFKGVGPAKVAQIRAALELGRRVAMATTWDRPCIKSPENAAALVMEEMRHLDREHFCALLLNTKNQVLARETISVGTLNSSAIHPRELFKAAIRRSAAGVILVHNHPSGDPTPSRQDIEVTRRLIEAGNIIGIEVLDHLVIGDNKFTSFKAKGLI; this is encoded by the coding sequence TTGGGATCTCCGGTTTACCGTGTTTCAATAAAGGACATGCCCCTGGCCTCACGGCCCAGGGAGAGGTTGTCGCAAGAAGGGCCGGAGGCATTGTCCGACATTGAGTTAATGGCTATCATGCTGCGTACCGGCCATGCCGCCGCCAGCGCGGTGGAACTGGCTGCGGCGCTGCTGGGGCATTTTGGCGGTATTAAACAGCTGTTAGATGCCTCAGCCGAGGAACTAAGCGCTTTTAAAGGTGTGGGTCCGGCCAAAGTGGCTCAGATCAGGGCCGCGCTGGAGCTGGGCCGGCGGGTGGCCATGGCAACCACCTGGGACAGACCTTGTATAAAATCGCCTGAAAACGCTGCCGCACTGGTGATGGAAGAAATGCGCCATTTGGACAGAGAGCACTTTTGTGCATTATTGCTTAACACTAAGAACCAGGTGCTGGCTCGGGAAACGATTTCCGTCGGGACATTGAATTCCTCAGCCATCCACCCGCGTGAGCTTTTTAAAGCGGCTATTCGGCGCAGCGCGGCCGGGGTGATATTGGTGCATAATCATCCCAGCGGTGATCCAACACCCAGCCGGCAGGATATAGAAGTAACCAGGCGTTTAATTGAAGCGGGCAATATTATCGGTATTGAAGTCTTAGATCACCTGGTAATTGGGGATAATAAGTTTACTAGTTTTAAGGCCAAGGGCCTAATATGA
- a CDS encoding Maf family protein: MPTIYLASSSPRRRELLEQIGLSHTVINMEVDESLPPGLTPIEQVVALSRRKADAAAHKLAEGIIIAADTVVVLDGKVLGKPADETAAHAVLERLQGVVHEVFTGITVMELPGGRLLSDFERTEVQMREVSRGEIARYVATKEPFDKAGAYGVQGLAAVFVAGVRGCYSNVVGLPLFKLARMLKELGVDVSEYWR, from the coding sequence TTGCCCACCATTTATCTTGCTTCGTCATCGCCGAGACGGCGGGAATTACTCGAACAAATTGGTTTGTCCCACACCGTAATAAATATGGAAGTTGATGAAAGCCTGCCGCCGGGCCTTACACCTATCGAACAGGTGGTGGCGCTGTCCCGGCGCAAAGCTGACGCTGCGGCCCATAAACTGGCGGAGGGAATAATTATTGCTGCCGACACGGTGGTGGTGCTGGATGGCAAGGTACTGGGAAAACCGGCCGATGAAACGGCGGCGCATGCCGTATTGGAGCGTTTGCAGGGGGTCGTGCACGAGGTGTTCACCGGTATTACGGTGATGGAATTGCCTGGCGGCCGCCTCTTGTCGGACTTCGAGCGCACCGAGGTACAGATGCGTGAAGTATCGCGCGGTGAAATAGCGCGGTACGTTGCTACCAAAGAACCTTTTGATAAAGCGGGAGCATATGGTGTGCAAGGACTGGCTGCGGTTTTTGTTGCCGGCGTCCGGGGCTGTTATTCCAACGTGGTGGGATTACCATTATTTAAGCTGGCTCGGATGTTGAAGGAATTAGGCGTTGATGTATCCGAATACTGGAGGTAG
- a CDS encoding DUF4321 domain-containing protein, whose amino-acid sequence MARTYRGGNNFWILFLLLLAGGLVGSAISSSLAKVLPILANTSKVGLQPTTLDLHFMQITLGFTLNIGLVTVLGLVLGYIAYRKI is encoded by the coding sequence ATGGCGAGAACTTATCGAGGGGGCAATAATTTCTGGATATTATTTTTGTTGTTGCTGGCCGGTGGACTGGTCGGCAGCGCTATTTCCAGCAGCCTTGCCAAGGTATTGCCAATTTTGGCAAATACCAGTAAAGTGGGTTTGCAGCCAACCACGTTGGATTTGCATTTTATGCAAATAACACTGGGATTTACTTTAAATATCGGCCTGGTTACCGTCCTGGGGCTGGTATTGGGATATATTGCCTATCGAAAAATATAG